The sequence below is a genomic window from Silene latifolia isolate original U9 population chromosome 7, ASM4854445v1, whole genome shotgun sequence.
TGGACTTGCTTTCAAAAAACTGTTTTTGCTTTTAGAAATGAGCTTTTTAATGAGTTACTTCTCGATAAAATTGTTGGTGTTTGGCCTAACATATTACAAAAAAATGATTTCTCAACAAAACTTTTTACATAAACGGGTGAAAAATGAAAATTTTTGTTGAAAGTATATCAAGATGGGTCTCGATTTGTAGAGAATGAAAAAATATGAATGAATAAgtattaattttattcttttttgACATGTTTACCGCATACAATTTGTCATTTATGTATTAAAAATCTTTAAGATAAATAAAAGTAAAAGCTGGAAGCACCAAATTGGTGCTTCTACTTGTGGCTCTCAAAATTGGCTTTTGTGCTTAAAAGAAGTTGTTTTAGCTTATTCAAAATTGATTGTTTGGCCTAGTTTGTACTTATTTAGTGAAAAAAACACTTCTAAAAGTCGGGCCAAACAGCACCTATATTTGATAACTTCAATAGAATAACACCCTACATCGCCAATTCAATATTTAGGGAAAATTCACATATATTTTATGAACGAAAATACTGTAACCAAATACTTCCTTACAAATTTTAATCTCCGAATCAATCAACCAAATAGAAATAGAAAACTAGACAACCTACAATTTGGTATGGTGACATTGTGGACCCATCTTGAATGTAATTTCTCAATCAACAACTCGGTTCGCAAACTAAATTCCTTTAACCTTGTAACTTATTCAAGACGATAAATCAACAAGACATAGGAGGAAGAACTTTGGATTTATAACCACGACCCTCCTCCTCCTGATCCAAACCCGACCCAAAAACCCCAGATGTAAACGCCAAAAACCCTAGCGCGTGACCCACCACCGCAACAATAAAAATCCCTACATTAAACGACATAACAGCCAACATAACAAAATACGCGAGACCCATGCGTATCGCATGAAGAACAGTCAATAACACTCCCGCAACAACGTTATTGTCCGTCACCCGATTAACCACCCTAGTGCGTGAGATCCACTCGACTAAAAACGCGAGTAGGAACACGAAAAATAGTGATAGCACGTACATGCCCGTACTACTGCCCGGCCAACCCGTAAACAAGATTTCCGCTTCATTTCCCCAATAAAAACTCATGTGCATCATCATCCTATGTTTACGTGGCATGcccattgatgatgatgacgacgatgGTGGCGAAGCCGCCATGCCGTGACCATTGCCATGATCCATCATTCCATCCATTTGATATTTTTGACAAATGTCGCGATTCTAATGAATACgatattataaaaaaaatgtgATCGTTtttttatattttgatttgaagtGTTTGACAAGAAGATTAAGATGGgtgtatatatatatgatatataattatataaatgtAGTACAAGAAATTTATGGAAATTAATTACTATTAGTTTTATTTGTActtgaaaaaataaataaatgtactACGACTAGGTTGTAATTTGTGAAATTGTACTACACGTTTAGGGATAATACAATTCTGTTGATAAGTTTGTTGGTTTGTTTTTAACGTTTACAAATTCTTAAGCACGGAGATATTCGTTTTATAGTTAAAATGAATCACTTGTATATATAgataaagaaaaaagaaaaataaatatctAGTGTTAATAAAATTTTAAATCTAAGTAATATAGTACTAATATATACTTGACACGTTTTAAATAACTCCGTCTTGAGGGAAACTAACTATTTAATTTTTAGGTTGCATGAAACAATAAGTCTTATagacggtctgaaataagacggaccaAATGTCACCATTGTTTTATAGAATGTTACCATTTAATGATGGTTCTGAACTAAAGTTGTCACGTTTTACCCTGAAAATAATGGTAACATTTTATCTAAAAATAGTaacattttatcataaaaaggctatatttggtcCCGTGTTATTTCAGACGAAAAAtagcccgtctgaaataagaatttgcgtaGACGAAAATTGTGGGCGTTAAATTAGCAGCCATAGAGTTTATGTGCAAAATGTCCACAATATACGGCCATGGAAGTTTGGCATGCAATATGTGCACCTTAATACAAGTAATATGGTTTTAACTTCTAACTGAACCGCGAATACGTGAATATATTAGATTATTATAAGGCATTTGATGATTACTGATAAGCGTTTTTATCTCTTAAATTAGTGGTGGCGGGTTTTATCCGTAACACTTACGAAAAAATAAAATCTTAATTCAGGAGAATTTAATGTAATCGACTAATCGATACTGGAAAATGAGATCGTCTCGATCTCCTAGAGCATGTAGGTACGGTAGTATACTCCTAAGTCCTAAACACCGTCACAAATAAACACACAGAGACGAACAAATCCTTTACAAATAAGAGACGGTTTTGTGAAAACTTTTCTTTCGGGTTTTAGTAAAAACTACGAATTAATTGTAGAAACTATTAATCATTTGTTGACGGGTTAATAACCAACGATTACAAAACAAGTGATCATCATATTCAAGTTCAATACAATGAGTGTGTAAGTAGTATGGTGTAAGCTATTGAGATGACCCGataaaaccctaatttaatttagACCGAAACCTTTTGACGTAAATTTAATTAGTCAAAAGAACAGGCCTATAACTCTAAGTAGCTAAACGGGACAATATGAATATAGGTAGCTATTAGCTAGAGTTACTAACAAAAACAACAAGATTAGCGTTTGTCTAATTGATCACCAATAATGGACTCAAATTTTGAAATCACGCAAATTGAATGGAAAATCGAGAGTTTTTTTATTAGCGTAATTTATATTTAGGTAAAATTCACATATATTTTGTGTGCAACGGAATACTACTTTAACtcgtaatcaatcaatcaatcaatcaaccagATAGAAATAGAACACTACACCATCTACAATATTGTATGGTGACGATAACCTTGAAATAAATGGACCGAACCGGACTCGTACAAACTTGATTGAAATTTCAAGAGGGGAGATTGTAGGCTATCGCGTACACTCGAGGGTTTATCCAATGCGCGTTAAAGGCAGCGGTTGCAGATTCctcgttaccaaaaaaaaaaaaaaaaaaaaagaatattgCAATCAATAACAATACATGAACAACTGGGATCGCAAATTCAAATCATTCACCCTTACTTGTAACTCATTCAACACGAATTAATTAACAAGTCAAAGGAGGAAGAACCGAGGGTTTATAACCCCGGTCCTCCTCCTCCTGATCCAAACCCGACCCAAAAGCCCCAGACGTAAACACCAAAAACCCTAGCGCGTGACCCACCACCGCGACAATAAAAACACCCACATTAAACGACATAACAGCCAACATAACAAAATACGCGAGACACATGCGTATCGCATGAAGAACAGTCAATAACACCCCCGCAACAACTTTATTGTCCGTCACCCGATTAACCACCCTAGTGCGTGAAATCCACTCGACTAAAAAAGCGAGTAGGAACACGACGAAAAGTGAAAGCACGTACATGCCCGTACTACTGCCCGGCCAGCCCGTAAACAAGATTTCCGCTTCATGTCCCCAATAAAAACTCATGTGCATCATCATCATACTATGTTTAGGTTGCATGCCCATAgatgatggtgatggtggtgaagCCATGCCGTGGCCATTGCCATGATCCATCATTCCATCCATACGATATTTTTGACAAATGTCGCGATTCTAATGAATACGATAATATCAACTCCGTATCGATTATCGAACAATTGATATGGTTCTTTTTATTTTGGATGTGTTTATTGTGGAAATATAATGAGGGTGtatatatattatttataattggATAAATGTATGTAGTACAAGGAATTTATGAAAATTAATTTATTATGGAGGTTGTATTTGTGGAAAAATGTTGTACTACACATTTTGTGAATTGTGATAGTACAGTTTTAATGATCATATACTTCATGGAGGTGTATTAAATGCTAGGTGACCTATTTTAGAAAGAAATTGTCAGCAATAAATTATTAGTAGAATTATTTTGCAAAATGTCAACAAATTGTCCGGCCATGGAGGTTTGACATGCAACTATGTGCACCCTAATTAGATGTATTTTGGCGTAAAGAGTCACAAAGTCGATTTTAATGTTGATGGAATTTGAATTCAGGTTATGACTTATGAGCATCATCTCTTGTGGCTTTACTAACTAAGTTAATACATCTGGAGTTTGAATGTAATAGGACATAAGGTATTTATTCCGTAAAGGCGTTCTAATATCAAGGGTAGGGGATTTCGAACTTAGGACCTATTGTCCACTATACTTTTATCATAATCACTCAATTAAGACCGGTACTTCTTTGGTATAAAGCATTTATTTAGTGACACGGTAttactccattttattttattttggtctAAAGGAGGGTGTCCACCGTTAATAGTGTATAATCCTCTCGTCGTGGGTGCTCTCGGTCACGAAGAGATAAACGGCTGGCTAAAGAGTTTGCTCCATTCTCATGGTCAGAGATCGAACCCGTGGcctcatggttaagggatgaggtgagcaaccaccacaccaaacCCATTTGGCTACGCTATTACTCCATTTGTCCCGATTATTTGTTTTTCTACTCTATTTTGGAGtgtcttatttatttgtttacatttctataTTAGGAATGTTTTTCTATTGTCAATTTAATCATCCATAAGCATTATGGTCACTTGTTAACAACCACCACAACTCCACAAGTGATCATCTCCCCTCTCCCTATGT
It includes:
- the LOC141589641 gene encoding copper transporter 6-like translates to MDGMMDHGNGHGMAASPPSSSSSSMGMPRKHRMMMHMSFYWGNEAEILFTGWPGSSTGMYVLSLFFVFLLAFLVEWISRTRVVNRVTDNNVVAGVLLTVLHAIRMGLAYFVMLAVMSFNVGIFIVAVVGHALGFLAFTSGVFGSGLDQEEEGRGYKSKVLPPMSC
- the LOC141589642 gene encoding copper transporter 6-like, which codes for MDGMMDHGNGHGMASPPSPSSMGMQPKHSMMMMHMSFYWGHEAEILFTGWPGSSTGMYVLSLFVVFLLAFLVEWISRTRVVNRVTDNKVVAGVLLTVLHAIRMCLAYFVMLAVMSFNVGVFIVAVVGHALGFLVFTSGAFGSGLDQEEEDRGYKPSVLPPLTC